The Nitrospira tepida genome includes a window with the following:
- the trmFO gene encoding methylenetetrahydrofolate--tRNA-(uracil(54)-C(5))-methyltransferase (FADH(2)-oxidizing) TrmFO, with product MRDDLLIIGGGLAGSEAAWQAANRGVKVTLYEMRPKEPTKAHKTGLLAELVCSNSLGSSEILSAPGILKEEMRRLGSLIIRAAEQARVPAGSALAVDREQFAQQITRELEGHPNVRILREEVTDIPDDAVCIVATGPLTSDRLSQAISRLTHHKHLYFFDAISPIVDADSINMEVVFRASRYDKGGDDYLNCPFDEATYHAFYQALLAAEKVQPKDFEKIPYFEGCIPIEVMAERGPQTMLFGPLKPVGLEDPRTGRRPHAVVQLRAENIHRTSYNLVGFQTKLTYPEQRRVFRMIPGLEQAEFLRYGSLHRNTFINSPRLLHNTLQMKTREQIFFAGQIVGVEGYTESAAMGGLAGINAVRLLSGLPPVTPPPTTAHGCLLHYITTCEPNHFQPINTNYGLFPPLPTRIRDKEQKRRLIGERAVKDLEAWKTQSGLS from the coding sequence ATGCGAGACGATCTTCTCATTATCGGCGGGGGGCTTGCCGGCTCCGAAGCCGCCTGGCAGGCGGCTAACCGGGGAGTCAAGGTCACCCTCTATGAGATGCGGCCGAAAGAGCCGACCAAGGCTCACAAGACCGGGCTGCTCGCCGAGCTGGTCTGCTCCAATTCGCTGGGCTCCTCGGAAATCCTGAGCGCGCCGGGCATCTTGAAGGAGGAAATGCGGCGACTGGGGTCCTTGATCATCCGGGCGGCCGAGCAGGCGCGGGTGCCGGCTGGTTCCGCCCTTGCCGTGGACCGCGAACAGTTTGCCCAGCAGATCACGCGGGAATTGGAAGGCCATCCCAACGTCAGGATCCTGAGAGAGGAGGTCACGGACATCCCGGATGACGCCGTCTGCATCGTGGCGACCGGCCCCCTCACCTCGGATCGGTTGTCTCAGGCAATCAGCCGGCTGACGCACCACAAGCATTTGTACTTTTTTGACGCGATTTCCCCGATCGTCGATGCGGACTCCATCAACATGGAAGTGGTCTTCCGGGCGTCGCGATACGATAAGGGGGGCGACGACTATCTGAATTGCCCCTTTGACGAGGCGACCTATCACGCGTTCTATCAGGCGTTGCTGGCTGCCGAGAAGGTCCAGCCCAAGGACTTTGAAAAGATCCCGTACTTCGAAGGCTGTATCCCTATCGAGGTCATGGCCGAGCGGGGTCCGCAAACGATGCTCTTCGGTCCCCTCAAGCCGGTCGGGTTGGAAGATCCGCGCACGGGCCGGCGGCCCCATGCCGTCGTGCAATTGCGGGCGGAGAACATCCATCGCACGAGCTACAACCTGGTCGGGTTTCAGACCAAGTTGACCTATCCGGAGCAACGCCGCGTCTTTCGCATGATCCCAGGGTTGGAGCAGGCCGAGTTCCTGCGGTACGGAAGCCTGCATCGCAACACCTTCATCAATTCCCCCCGGCTCCTGCACAACACCTTGCAGATGAAGACGCGGGAGCAGATCTTTTTCGCCGGCCAAATCGTAGGGGTCGAGGGCTATACCGAATCGGCGGCGATGGGCGGCCTGGCCGGGATCAATGCCGTCCGCCTCCTGTCCGGGTTGCCGCCGGTGACGCCGCCGCCGACCACCGCGCACGGCTGCTTGCTGCACTACATCACCACCTGCGAGCCGAATCATTTCCAACCGATCAACACCAACTACGGGCTCTTCCCCCCGCTTCCCACCCGCATCCGGGACAAGGAGCAGAAACGCCGGCTGATCGGAGAACGGGCCGTCAAGGACCTGGAGGCATGGAAGACGCAATCCGGGCTTTCGTGA
- the xerC gene encoding tyrosine recombinase XerC has protein sequence MEDAIRAFVTFLDVQRGASRDTIRSYESDLRQVAKFLQHQQGSQGDPSLTSLTTQSIRDYLAWLDGRGEKKSSLARKLATLRSFFRFLNRDGRLSGNPAEQVRMPKQAKPLPRVLTKDDAGVLMEMPEGDTALARRDRAILETLYSTGARVSELVRLNREDLDLVNGLVRLSGKGRKERIVPIGQVAIDAIAQYEAGELRHGGSATTDRTGPVFRNRRGGRLTVRSVERIVARYSAALPGGRVSPHALRHSFATHLLDEGADLRAIQELLGHASLATTQRYTHVATDHLMAVYDRAHPRAGKTPPARPATTRR, from the coding sequence ATGGAAGACGCAATCCGGGCTTTCGTGACCTTCTTGGACGTTCAGCGCGGGGCCTCGCGGGACACGATCCGTAGTTACGAGTCCGATCTCCGACAGGTCGCGAAATTCCTCCAACACCAGCAGGGGAGTCAGGGCGATCCGTCTCTGACAAGCCTCACGACACAATCAATCCGGGATTATCTCGCCTGGCTGGACGGCAGGGGGGAGAAGAAATCCTCCCTGGCGCGCAAGCTGGCCACCTTGCGGAGTTTCTTCCGATTCCTGAACAGGGACGGACGTCTGTCGGGAAATCCGGCCGAGCAGGTCCGCATGCCGAAGCAGGCCAAACCGCTGCCGCGGGTGTTGACCAAGGATGATGCGGGCGTGCTGATGGAGATGCCCGAGGGAGATACGGCGCTTGCGCGGCGCGATCGGGCTATCCTCGAAACCCTCTACTCAACCGGTGCGCGGGTCAGCGAGCTGGTGCGATTAAATCGGGAAGATCTGGATCTGGTGAATGGTCTGGTCCGGCTCTCCGGCAAAGGGCGCAAGGAACGGATCGTGCCGATCGGCCAGGTGGCGATCGACGCCATCGCCCAGTATGAAGCGGGCGAGCTGCGTCACGGCGGCTCGGCCACCACGGATCGAACCGGCCCGGTCTTTCGGAATCGTCGCGGAGGGCGGTTGACCGTTCGCAGCGTCGAGCGGATCGTCGCGCGCTATTCCGCTGCGCTGCCGGGCGGGCGCGTGAGTCCCCATGCGCTACGGCATTCGTTCGCCACGCACTTGCTTGACGAAGGGGCCGATCTTCGTGCTATTCAGGAATTGCTGGGGCACGCGTCGTTGGCGACGACACAACGTTACACGCATGTGGCAACGGACCACCTCATGGCGGTCTACGATCGCGCGCATCCGCGCGCAGGCAAGACGCCCCCTGCCCGCCCGGCGACCACCAGACGATGA
- the hslV gene encoding ATP-dependent protease subunit HslV — protein sequence MTIRSTTILCVRRDGRVAMGSDGQVTLGTTVMKQNARKLRRLYQDRVLAGFAGATADAFTLFEKFDAKLEEYRGNLTRAAVELAKDWRTDRVLRRLEALLAVADIENSFVISGTGDVIEPEDGILAIGSGGPYALAAARGLLMHSTLNARRVVEESMRIAGGIDIYTNQQLVVEELAR from the coding sequence ATGACGATCCGCTCCACCACCATTCTCTGTGTCCGTCGTGACGGGCGCGTTGCCATGGGGTCCGACGGCCAGGTCACGCTCGGCACCACCGTGATGAAACAGAACGCCAGGAAGCTGCGACGCCTCTATCAGGACCGGGTTCTCGCCGGCTTTGCGGGCGCCACCGCCGACGCGTTTACCCTGTTTGAAAAGTTCGACGCCAAGCTGGAAGAATACCGGGGCAATCTGACGCGTGCGGCGGTCGAACTCGCCAAGGACTGGCGGACCGACCGAGTCCTCCGCCGCCTGGAAGCCCTGCTGGCCGTGGCGGACATCGAAAACTCCTTCGTCATCTCGGGCACCGGCGATGTGATCGAGCCGGAGGACGGGATTCTGGCGATCGGCTCCGGCGGACCCTACGCGCTGGCGGCTGCCAGGGGGCTGCTCATGCATTCGACCTTGAATGCGCGCCGCGTGGTCGAGGAGTCCATGCGGATCGCGGGGGGGATCGACATCTACACCAATCAACAGCTCGTGGTCGAGGAGCTGGCCAGGTAG